The Microaerobacter geothermalis genome has a window encoding:
- a CDS encoding LysR family transcriptional regulator, translated as MKIEQIEAFVYVALTGSFSKAGEILFLSQPSVSARVKSLENELGSTLFNRVGKNIILSKSGENFLPYAKEILHNVQSGKLAIQKENNKTEGKLVISSVLIAAYYILPQLFEKFQKAYPKVRLVIHTGHSHHVLEQVLNYEVPIGISRAVNHPLIETTHLMDDEMVLVIYPDHHFSSRKTVSIEEVAREPLILFNRSTYDWSLTYGVFKNLNIEPNVVMEVDSIEVIKRMVKKQVGIALLPRFSINEELAKNQLLKVNVLNIPQLNRNFELIHLKGATFEGIEKLFIDFIVNYFNRKSTNFYL; from the coding sequence ATGAAAATTGAACAAATCGAAGCCTTTGTTTATGTTGCCTTAACTGGAAGTTTTAGCAAAGCCGGAGAAATTCTATTTCTTTCCCAACCTTCTGTAAGCGCTAGGGTAAAATCATTAGAAAATGAACTAGGAAGCACTCTGTTTAATAGGGTTGGTAAAAACATTATTCTATCGAAGAGTGGAGAAAATTTTCTTCCATACGCTAAAGAAATTTTACATAACGTTCAATCAGGCAAATTAGCTATTCAAAAAGAGAACAATAAAACAGAAGGTAAACTTGTTATTTCTTCTGTGCTTATTGCTGCTTATTACATACTTCCGCAGCTTTTCGAAAAGTTTCAAAAAGCCTATCCAAAAGTGAGATTAGTTATTCATACAGGTCACTCCCACCATGTGTTGGAACAGGTTCTTAATTATGAAGTACCCATTGGCATTTCCCGTGCGGTCAACCACCCTTTGATTGAAACTACCCATTTAATGGATGATGAAATGGTTTTGGTGATATACCCAGACCATCATTTTTCCTCAAGGAAAACGGTCTCGATTGAAGAAGTCGCAAGAGAACCTTTGATCTTATTTAATCGTAGTACGTACGATTGGTCATTAACTTATGGGGTCTTCAAAAACTTAAATATTGAACCAAACGTAGTGATGGAAGTAGATAGTATAGAGGTTATAAAACGAATGGTCAAGAAACAAGTCGGAATTGCCCTACTTCCTCGTTTTTCTATTAATGAAGAATTAGCAAAAAATCAACTACTAAAAGTCAATGTATTGAATATACCCCAACTCAATCGGAATTTTGAACTCATTCATCTAAAAGGTGCAACATTTGAAGGTATTGAAAAGTTATTCATTGACTTTATCGTCAATTATTTTAACCGTAAATCCACTAATTTCTACTTATAG
- a CDS encoding ABC transporter ATP-binding protein — MSLDVEVRNVEKHYGDFTALQPTSLHVKNGEFLTILGPSGSGKTTLLKIISGFETPSSGDVLIGSENVTFSPPHKRGIGMVFQNYALFPHMTVYDNICFPLKMRKVSKDKMKEKALEALELVQLTKFKDRYPSQLSGGQRQRVALARAVVFDPPVLLLDEPLGALDKQLRVQMQLEIKKLQEKLKITTVSVTHDQEEALTMSTRICIINNGQIEQLGTPREIYEHPNNRFVAEFIGETNLIDAQIVGWEEEIAIIKTNKGELLRAVTLNKELKNVTIAIRPELISIVSPEEPGDNMLRVVVQDIVYLGDSSRCQVITEKGEYLKIKLSPKEIPFVREGQELMIGWEVNQGVLIH; from the coding sequence ATGTCACTTGATGTTGAGGTAAGAAATGTAGAAAAACACTATGGTGATTTTACTGCCTTGCAGCCTACATCTTTACATGTAAAAAATGGCGAATTTTTAACCATACTTGGCCCCAGCGGCTCAGGAAAAACCACGTTGTTAAAAATCATCTCAGGCTTTGAAACCCCTTCATCCGGAGATGTTCTAATTGGTTCGGAAAATGTGACCTTCTCGCCTCCTCATAAAAGAGGAATAGGAATGGTTTTCCAAAACTATGCTTTATTTCCTCATATGACGGTTTATGACAACATTTGCTTTCCATTAAAGATGAGGAAAGTGTCAAAAGACAAAATGAAGGAAAAAGCATTGGAAGCTCTTGAGCTTGTTCAATTAACCAAATTTAAAGACCGTTATCCGAGTCAGCTTAGCGGAGGGCAAAGACAGAGGGTGGCTTTAGCAAGAGCGGTTGTATTTGATCCCCCAGTTCTGTTGTTGGATGAACCGTTGGGTGCATTGGATAAGCAGCTTAGGGTTCAAATGCAGTTGGAAATTAAAAAGCTTCAGGAAAAGTTAAAAATTACAACCGTATCAGTTACCCATGATCAGGAAGAAGCGTTAACCATGTCTACAAGAATTTGCATTATCAACAACGGACAAATTGAGCAATTAGGAACACCCAGAGAGATTTATGAACATCCAAATAATCGATTTGTTGCGGAGTTTATTGGTGAAACCAATTTAATAGATGCACAAATTGTAGGATGGGAAGAGGAAATTGCTATCATAAAAACAAATAAAGGGGAGCTGTTGCGGGCAGTTACCTTAAACAAAGAGTTAAAGAATGTGACCATTGCGATACGTCCGGAGCTTATTTCAATCGTATCTCCTGAGGAGCCAGGCGATAATATGCTGCGGGTAGTTGTTCAGGATATCGTTTATTTAGGAGATTCAAGCCGCTGTCAAGTGATCACAGAAAAAGGTGAATATTTAAAAATTAAACTCAGTCCAAAAGAAATTCCATTTGTTCGAGAGGGACAGGAATTGATGATTGGATGGGAAGTAAATCAAGGAGTTTTAATTCATTAA
- a CDS encoding ABC transporter permease: protein MKPDLVHGVTADQKKARIPIQGVNLLAIPALIFVLFFFIYPLIKVLFNSVLDPSFTLKHYVRFFSEPAYLQVLWITIKTGLLVTFICLVLGYPVAYMLASVPDRVRNLLLIFVLLPFWTSFLVRTYAWIVILQKEGILNKTLLALGIIEEPMKMVHNTFGVIIGLVHVLLPFMILPLYSVMKNIDMDLVKSAQSLGATPYKSFTKVFLPLSFPGIAAGSILVFIISIGYYVTPALLGGRKDTMISQLIAQQIGEQLNWGFGSAIALVLLVVVLGLLYLFNRYFGLEKISFGP, encoded by the coding sequence ATGAAACCAGATTTGGTTCACGGGGTTACGGCAGATCAAAAAAAAGCTAGAATTCCTATTCAGGGTGTAAATTTATTGGCTATCCCAGCATTAATATTTGTATTGTTTTTCTTTATTTATCCCTTAATTAAAGTACTTTTTAACAGTGTTTTGGATCCGTCATTCACCCTGAAGCATTATGTCCGTTTTTTTTCAGAACCGGCATATCTTCAGGTGTTATGGATCACGATTAAAACTGGATTATTGGTTACTTTTATTTGCTTGGTTCTAGGATATCCAGTTGCTTATATGCTGGCCTCTGTGCCAGATAGAGTTCGCAATCTATTATTAATCTTTGTATTACTGCCGTTTTGGACCAGTTTTTTGGTTCGAACCTATGCCTGGATCGTTATTTTACAAAAAGAAGGAATATTAAATAAGACATTACTTGCTTTAGGGATCATAGAGGAACCGATGAAAATGGTTCATAATACCTTTGGGGTAATTATTGGTTTAGTACATGTTTTACTACCCTTTATGATTCTTCCGCTTTATAGTGTGATGAAAAATATTGACATGGATTTGGTCAAATCAGCCCAAAGTCTTGGGGCAACACCATATAAATCCTTTACCAAAGTGTTTCTTCCGTTATCCTTTCCGGGAATAGCAGCCGGGTCGATTCTAGTATTTATCATTTCTATTGGATATTATGTGACACCTGCGTTACTGGGAGGGCGGAAAGACACGATGATTTCTCAGCTTATTGCTCAACAGATTGGTGAGCAGCTTAATTGGGGATTTGGTTCAGCCATTGCTTTGGTTCTGTTAGTTGTTGTATTAGGCCTCCTATATTTATTTAACAGATACTTTGGATTGGAAAAAATATCATTTGGTCCGTAA
- a CDS encoding DUF2935 domain-containing protein yields MDPQKALLVPPEMKGAPLESLSERMFIEGSLTENRFWLRIMKEHALFLSEGFNRKDKNLIQEALKFFDLFDHLLKRAHSIPETDHAVRQLNEESIQSTYAFRNFKRNVLILIINCKISGFNLPLLVDHIAREAEYFLNTLIKFNQGILEPIQDAIILENVFWLRIMMEHSHFIAHFLDPSERNLVMTAQQFGNDFDVLLDQARDVESMLLGKKPTYPIIGKTNEESQNATMELRDFKKALLEMIKKCQIKSVINPLLADHVLREAEHYLFMINILEKRLKEKKRNKPEAADEAN; encoded by the coding sequence ATGGACCCGCAAAAAGCATTGCTGGTTCCTCCGGAAATGAAAGGTGCACCACTTGAATCGTTAAGTGAAAGAATGTTTATTGAAGGTTCTCTTACCGAAAATCGATTTTGGTTAAGAATTATGAAGGAGCATGCGTTATTTCTTAGTGAAGGATTTAATCGTAAGGACAAAAATCTGATTCAGGAGGCACTTAAATTTTTTGATTTATTTGATCATCTGCTTAAACGGGCCCATTCCATTCCTGAAACAGATCATGCCGTGAGACAGCTAAATGAAGAAAGCATCCAGTCAACGTATGCGTTTCGTAACTTTAAGAGAAATGTCCTGATTTTAATCATCAATTGTAAAATCTCCGGGTTCAATCTTCCGCTGCTGGTAGACCATATTGCACGGGAAGCTGAATATTTTTTAAATACCCTGATTAAATTTAATCAAGGTATTCTCGAGCCTATCCAAGATGCCATTATTCTTGAAAACGTGTTTTGGCTGCGTATTATGATGGAACATTCTCATTTTATTGCCCATTTCCTTGATCCATCAGAACGGAATCTAGTGATGACAGCCCAACAATTTGGGAATGACTTTGATGTTTTATTAGATCAAGCACGGGATGTTGAATCCATGCTGTTAGGGAAAAAACCAACTTATCCTATTATCGGAAAAACAAATGAAGAAAGTCAAAATGCCACAATGGAATTAAGAGACTTCAAAAAAGCATTACTTGAAATGATTAAAAAATGTCAGATCAAGAGTGTCATCAACCCGTTATTAGCTGACCACGTACTTCGTGAAGCCGAGCATTACCTCTTTATGATCAACATCCTTGAAAAAAGATTAAAGGAAAAGAAACGAAACAAGCCTGAAGCTGCAGATGAAGCAAAT
- a CDS encoding PucR family transcriptional regulator: MYWRLLKGEFKTERALKREAELIRLTLPAKFSLIVFSLASFSSDQEIDQFRNLIRSFSTYTSKTTHWIENREQIVVIIDSPSLIEGSSQTLANEFVNQIFEQMEKKKLILPYVGIGNEYTNILMAGKSYTEALEVINIVSMLKPELSRRLIEYSKLGIYRLLTTIHEKNKNDNYFNESLIKIMEYDRENQSELLQTLEVYLVNNCKLKETAERLYVHPNTLNYRIKRIMEIAKIDFDDFHTRCQLYIDLLILRYLK; the protein is encoded by the coding sequence ATTTATTGGCGGCTATTAAAAGGTGAATTTAAAACAGAACGAGCTTTAAAACGGGAGGCTGAACTCATTCGATTAACATTACCAGCTAAATTTTCGCTTATCGTCTTTTCCTTAGCCTCATTTTCATCAGACCAGGAGATTGATCAATTTAGAAATTTAATTCGTTCATTTTCTACCTATACGAGTAAAACCACTCATTGGATAGAAAACCGGGAGCAGATCGTTGTGATCATTGACAGTCCCTCACTAATCGAAGGATCTTCTCAAACATTGGCAAATGAATTTGTCAACCAAATATTTGAGCAAATGGAAAAGAAGAAACTGATTCTTCCTTATGTTGGAATTGGTAATGAATATACGAATATCTTAATGGCGGGAAAGAGTTATACGGAAGCCTTGGAAGTCATTAATATCGTCAGTATGTTAAAGCCGGAATTATCAAGACGATTAATAGAATATTCAAAGCTTGGGATTTATCGGCTGTTAACAACAATCCATGAGAAGAACAAAAATGATAATTATTTCAATGAATCATTAATAAAGATTATGGAGTATGACCGTGAAAATCAAAGTGAATTACTGCAAACCTTAGAAGTGTATCTTGTGAACAATTGTAAATTAAAAGAGACGGCTGAGCGTCTTTATGTTCATCCTAACACTTTAAATTATCGAATTAAAAGAATCATGGAAATTGCTAAAATTGATTTTGATGATTTTCATACACGATGCCAGCTATATATTGATCTATTAATTTTACGGTATCTTAAATAA
- the ytzI gene encoding YtzI protein, protein MTIIIVISMIIIFAVIGISVYVTKKAYSIKEEIDEIEKD, encoded by the coding sequence ATGACAATTATCATTGTAATCTCTATGATCATTATTTTTGCCGTTATCGGAATCTCTGTTTATGTGACAAAAAAAGCTTATTCTATAAAAGAAGAAATTGATGAAATAGAAAAAGACTAA
- a CDS encoding proline racemase family protein, translated as MIRFSHYIQTIDSHTMGEPTRIITGGAPRILGKTMMEKKLYMESELDWLRKLLMSEPRGHKDMFGAILTEPCDETCDLGVVFMDSKGYLNMCGHGTMGTVTTAINTGIMKPKPVIRLDTPAGVVECKVKIENDTVKEVSLKNVPSFVLYQDIDIDLPEIGKITMDIAFGGSIFGIVDAAQLGLKLMMEEHQQLIYFGKLIMTEANKQVKVAHPLIPQINKIDLVEFSLLSNKPGIHYRNVVVFGNGQIDRSPCGTGTCAKMASLYQKKKLALHVEFVHESIINSTFVGKLLDVQQVGKYQAVIPQITGSAWITGMHQFIIEKDDPYPEGFLIG; from the coding sequence ATGATTCGTTTTTCACATTATATTCAAACTATTGACTCCCACACCATGGGTGAGCCAACCAGAATTATTACCGGCGGAGCTCCGAGAATCCTTGGAAAAACCATGATGGAAAAAAAGTTGTATATGGAATCAGAGCTGGATTGGTTAAGAAAATTATTAATGAGCGAACCTAGAGGCCATAAGGATATGTTTGGGGCAATATTAACGGAACCCTGTGATGAAACCTGTGATCTGGGAGTCGTTTTTATGGATTCGAAGGGTTATTTAAACATGTGCGGTCACGGGACCATGGGAACCGTAACAACTGCCATCAATACCGGAATCATGAAACCCAAACCTGTCATTAGACTGGATACACCTGCCGGTGTTGTCGAATGCAAAGTGAAAATTGAGAATGATACCGTGAAAGAAGTGAGCCTTAAAAACGTTCCATCATTTGTTTTATACCAGGATATTGATATCGACCTTCCTGAAATAGGAAAGATTACCATGGATATTGCTTTTGGAGGCAGTATCTTCGGTATCGTCGATGCTGCACAACTAGGACTTAAATTAATGATGGAAGAACATCAACAGCTTATATATTTTGGGAAACTGATTATGACTGAGGCCAATAAGCAAGTGAAGGTTGCCCATCCCCTGATCCCTCAGATTAATAAAATTGATCTGGTTGAGTTTAGCTTACTTTCCAATAAACCAGGGATTCATTACCGCAATGTAGTTGTTTTCGGGAATGGACAAATCGACAGATCGCCTTGTGGTACAGGAACTTGTGCAAAGATGGCTTCCTTATATCAAAAAAAAAAGCTGGCTCTTCACGTGGAATTTGTTCATGAAAGTATCATTAACTCAACATTTGTGGGAAAACTGCTTGATGTCCAGCAAGTAGGAAAGTACCAAGCTGTGATTCCACAGATCACTGGGTCGGCATGGATTACCGGAATGCATCAGTTTATCATCGAAAAAGACGATCCATATCCGGAAGGTTTTTTAATTGGATAA
- a CDS encoding DUF4912 domain-containing protein yields MRLSSKETKDSDGPDIRMEWSDIRTLIAKWEIPHSMKMDIEEQFSIPFQELPFVLRLYDVTDREIRGDGMDHYVDFLINQEAPQWVLYGVKEDRDYCVELGVRMIDGRFYSLIRSETVFSQIAS; encoded by the coding sequence ATGAGGTTATCGTCAAAAGAGACAAAGGATTCTGACGGACCGGATATACGTATGGAATGGTCTGATATTAGAACGTTGATAGCCAAATGGGAGATTCCGCATTCAATGAAGATGGATATTGAGGAGCAATTTTCCATACCCTTTCAGGAACTTCCTTTTGTCCTGCGTTTGTATGACGTGACTGACAGGGAAATAAGGGGGGACGGGATGGATCATTACGTCGATTTCCTGATTAATCAGGAAGCGCCTCAATGGGTGCTTTATGGGGTTAAAGAAGATCGTGATTATTGTGTGGAATTGGGAGTCCGCATGATAGATGGAAGGTTTTATTCACTCATTCGTTCAGAAACTGTTTTTTCTCAGATTGCTTCTTGA
- a CDS encoding CUE domain-containing protein has protein sequence MSHVKKKIIAGLVLLLVLLAGTAYAATDGFYNFEDMLPFMKQVHPDWSDQDLQDMYNACHGDNGAVPSNTGYQMMTNL, from the coding sequence GTGAGTCATGTGAAGAAGAAAATCATTGCCGGGTTAGTCCTTCTTTTGGTTCTGCTAGCCGGTACAGCGTATGCAGCAACTGATGGTTTCTACAACTTTGAAGACATGCTGCCGTTTATGAAGCAGGTACACCCTGATTGGAGTGACCAAGACCTACAGGATATGTACAATGCTTGCCATGGTGACAATGGTGCAGTTCCCTCCAATACCGGTTATCAGATGATGACCAATCTGTAG
- a CDS encoding ABC transporter permease — translation MKINWNKILIYSFACLVLLFLILPTFIVIPISFSPSRFLEFPPPGFSLQWYKNFFSSDSWVNSFFFSLKVGFVTMISATILGTLASITLARSNSKWNSMLYYIMVTPMIVPLIIIAVAIYSLFIRTNLQGSFIGLVIAHTIIAIPYVITTVVGSLRGFDIRIEQAAISLGAHPFIAFMRVTVPIISPALISGALFAFIASFDELIVSIFVSGVFAKTLPVKMWEGIRLEIDPTIAAIASILITISVALFAAIELLKFISNRKGLS, via the coding sequence ATGAAAATCAATTGGAATAAAATATTGATCTATTCATTTGCATGTCTTGTTTTATTATTCTTGATACTGCCTACATTTATTGTAATTCCAATATCATTTAGCCCTTCACGTTTTTTGGAGTTTCCGCCACCAGGTTTTTCCTTGCAGTGGTATAAAAACTTTTTCTCCAGTGATTCCTGGGTCAACTCCTTCTTTTTTAGCTTAAAAGTTGGATTTGTTACGATGATAAGTGCAACCATATTAGGAACATTGGCATCGATTACTTTGGCCAGAAGCAATTCCAAATGGAACAGTATGTTGTACTATATTATGGTAACTCCGATGATTGTTCCTCTCATTATCATAGCGGTAGCGATATACAGTTTATTTATACGAACCAATTTGCAAGGGTCCTTTATCGGATTGGTGATTGCCCATACAATCATTGCCATTCCCTATGTGATTACCACGGTAGTTGGTTCCTTGAGAGGATTTGATATCCGTATTGAACAAGCGGCGATCAGTTTAGGAGCTCATCCCTTTATTGCATTTATGAGAGTCACAGTCCCAATTATTTCACCCGCTCTTATTTCAGGGGCATTATTTGCTTTTATTGCATCTTTTGATGAACTCATTGTGTCCATATTTGTTTCCGGAGTGTTTGCAAAAACGCTCCCGGTAAAAATGTGGGAAGGAATTCGTTTGGAAATCGACCCTACGATAGCGGCTATCGCCTCCATATTAATCACAATTTCCGTTGCATTGTTTGCTGCCATAGAATTATTAAAATTTATTAGCAATCGTAAAGGACTTTCATGA
- a CDS encoding M23 family metallopeptidase — protein MNKKIWIIIGLVAGLTTLFAIVANVNEIDEVTGGNSSPSAVESDEPASSVEPVKPVKPIDPVETQPESLPMQSLPVLNQDGTFFFSIEALISQLNGRLSFDEVNGTIQFEVLGQSFEIIRGIPVVFRNGIALPKKFSFVYKENENEWFFPTSFLSDALQLDIREIKEGEIYYIKPSKPAFGSTDQTKPNIALENMTSEELIRYLSFLSIPIENAKLSTRDSQLPAAPRTYRNGIHEGIDWYSGVTGIQIDDRTPVLSMADGVVVRADLDYQELTYQEREDLLKQSKQSVSTPLYILDKLRGRSVWVQYENGVLVRYIHLSRIEDGIEVGKRVARGERLGYVGNSGTSNGVEGSREGFHLQTDILIYGELFWKYLDYKEIRSVLSRLFT, from the coding sequence ATGAACAAAAAAATTTGGATAATAATAGGATTAGTTGCAGGATTAACAACTCTTTTTGCTATTGTGGCCAATGTGAACGAAATAGACGAGGTGACAGGGGGAAATTCCTCGCCATCTGCAGTTGAATCAGATGAGCCAGCTTCGTCGGTTGAACCGGTTAAACCTGTTAAACCAATCGACCCGGTTGAAACCCAACCCGAGAGTCTGCCGATGCAATCATTGCCGGTTTTAAATCAGGACGGAACTTTCTTCTTTTCAATTGAAGCATTGATTTCCCAGCTGAATGGGAGGTTATCTTTTGACGAAGTCAATGGTACAATACAATTTGAAGTGTTAGGGCAGTCTTTTGAAATAATCAGGGGAATTCCTGTGGTTTTTCGTAATGGGATTGCCCTTCCTAAAAAGTTTTCATTTGTTTATAAGGAAAATGAAAACGAGTGGTTTTTTCCAACCTCTTTTTTAAGTGACGCATTACAGTTGGATATAAGAGAGATAAAAGAAGGAGAGATTTATTACATAAAGCCCTCTAAACCCGCCTTTGGCTCAACAGATCAAACGAAGCCCAATATTGCGTTAGAGAATATGACCTCTGAAGAACTTATTAGATATTTGTCCTTTCTCTCTATTCCTATTGAGAATGCCAAATTAAGCACGAGAGATTCGCAGCTTCCTGCTGCTCCAAGAACCTACAGGAATGGCATTCATGAAGGAATTGATTGGTATAGCGGGGTTACCGGAATACAGATTGATGATCGGACACCCGTGTTATCTATGGCCGATGGTGTGGTGGTTAGGGCTGATCTGGATTACCAAGAATTAACTTATCAAGAAAGGGAAGATTTACTAAAACAATCAAAGCAGTCTGTAAGCACTCCTTTATATATTTTGGACAAATTGCGGGGGAGATCGGTATGGGTTCAATATGAGAACGGCGTGTTGGTCAGGTATATACATCTTTCCCGAATAGAAGATGGCATTGAAGTTGGAAAGAGAGTGGCCCGTGGAGAACGTCTTGGTTATGTAGGTAATTCAGGGACTAGCAATGGAGTAGAGGGGAGCAGAGAAGGTTTTCACCTGCAAACAGATATCTTGATATATGGCGAATTATTCTGGAAATATTTAGATTATAAAGAAATTCGTAGTGTTCTAAGTCGGCTTTTCACCTAA
- a CDS encoding ABC transporter substrate-binding protein has product MKKWSKWLGFSVIFILVLSLAACGGNTKDETGSAPTENSSPDKTSDGGQLVVVSWGGAYQDAQRKAMFEPFKQETGVNLVEDSPVDIGKLKAMVKGENVQWDVVDVLGMDVPKLVSEDLLEPIDYTIVDKTDMLESAVGEYNVDIDYYSTVLSYNNENLPNGKAPESWADFFDKEKFPGTRALYKSPITTLEIALLADGVAPDQLYPLDVDRAFNKLDSIKNEIVWWEQGAQPVQLLSDKEVVMAVAWNGRIASAAKEGQPLAFTYDDGILDSEAWVVPKGAKNKETAMKFIQFASQGKPQAELLNEIPYGPTNKKAFDFMEESYARSLPTYPDNFDKQIILDVNWWNDNFETINDRFQEWLLK; this is encoded by the coding sequence ATGAAAAAATGGAGTAAATGGTTAGGATTTTCAGTTATCTTTATTTTGGTTTTATCCTTAGCAGCATGCGGTGGAAATACCAAAGATGAAACCGGTTCTGCACCGACAGAAAATTCATCTCCAGATAAGACAAGTGACGGCGGACAACTTGTCGTGGTAAGTTGGGGCGGAGCATATCAGGATGCCCAAAGAAAAGCCATGTTTGAACCATTCAAGCAGGAGACTGGTGTTAATTTAGTAGAAGATAGCCCGGTGGATATCGGAAAGCTAAAAGCCATGGTTAAGGGTGAAAATGTTCAATGGGATGTTGTGGATGTACTAGGAATGGACGTTCCAAAGCTTGTCAGTGAAGATCTGTTGGAACCCATCGATTACACGATTGTAGACAAGACCGATATGCTGGAAAGTGCTGTAGGAGAATATAACGTTGATATTGACTATTATTCAACCGTACTGTCCTACAATAATGAAAATCTCCCAAACGGAAAAGCACCTGAAAGTTGGGCTGACTTCTTTGATAAAGAGAAGTTTCCTGGTACACGAGCACTATATAAATCACCGATAACAACCTTAGAAATTGCCTTGTTGGCTGATGGAGTTGCTCCTGATCAGTTGTATCCTTTAGATGTGGATCGTGCCTTTAATAAGTTGGATAGCATCAAAAATGAAATTGTTTGGTGGGAACAGGGAGCTCAACCAGTCCAGCTTCTCTCTGATAAAGAAGTAGTGATGGCCGTAGCCTGGAATGGACGTATCGCTTCCGCTGCCAAAGAGGGTCAACCGTTGGCATTTACCTATGATGACGGAATTTTAGACTCAGAGGCATGGGTTGTACCGAAAGGAGCGAAAAATAAGGAGACGGCTATGAAATTTATTCAATTTGCTTCTCAAGGAAAACCACAGGCAGAATTGCTAAATGAAATCCCATATGGTCCGACGAATAAAAAGGCCTTTGATTTTATGGAGGAATCTTATGCAAGATCACTCCCCACATATCCTGACAATTTTGATAAGCAAATTATTTTAGATGTAAACTGGTGGAACGATAACTTTGAAACCATCAATGACCGTTTTCAGGAGTGGCTATTAAAATAA